AACGGATGCGTGTTTGAAGGGCAAGAAGGAGTATGACGTCGAATACCGCGTAGTATGGTCAGATGGTTCAATTCATTGGATACGCGAAGCCGGAGACATCTTGCTGGACCAAAACAAAGAACCTGCCCGCATGCTGGCGGTCGTAAGCGACATTTCAAAAAGGAAAGTGCTAGAGAGCGAGCTGCGCAAGGCTCTCGACAAGGCGCAAACGCGTTAAATTGGAGCTGTAGACTGCTGACTAGATTTGTATCTAATCCTTCATTGAATTGTCAATGATTTTGAAATAGCGGTATAACGACCAGGGCATATCTCGAAGCATGCAAAATATTCAAGAGAGTGCGAATTTGGCACTTGTTGGAGAAGACGGTATGGTCGGAAAGCGTACAGTTGTTGGATCAAGGCTTGGGAAGAGAGCAGATCGTGCTCGATATTGGCCCGCGATCCTACTTTCAATGATTGTTGTTCCAATGATTGTTGTTCTAGGCTTCTATGCGACAATTCCAGCCCAGTCAGCTGGGCCGACGGCAGTAGACCTTGGAACAGCTGCCAATTATGTGATCCTGACAAAGGCAGGAATGACAGCTACGGGAGCCACCCATATTTGGGGCGATATTGGCACTAGTCCAGCAGCTGCATCAGACATAACTGGATTTGATCTAATATACACTCCTGGAGCTACATCTTCGACCTCAGCTTTGGTCACTGGGCTTGTATATGCCTCCGACTATGGCACCCCGACTCCATCTGACTTGTCTACGGCTGTACTGGACATGGAGGCCGCGTACAACTCCGCAGCTGGACTGCCATCACCTGACTTCATAAATGAGGGTGCCGGAGATATTGCTGGGATGACTCTCGACCCCGGTCTCTACAATTGGACCACTGGGGTCCAGGTGTCTACTGGTAGTGTCACTATCTCGGGCGCGGCAGGCGACGTCTGGATCTTCCAGATTGCGGGAGATCTTACTCTGGCCAGCGGAACCCATGTTATTCTAAGCGGAGCACAACCTTCTAACATCTTCTGGCAGGTCTCAGGCCAAGTCACGCTTGAGACGACATCTGTCATGAAGGGAATCATATTGTGCAAGACAGCGATTGTGATGAACAACGGCGCAACGCTAGAGGGTAGCGCATTGGCTCAGACAGCGGTTACCATGGACGCCAACTACGTTTACACACCCGGCACTGTGATACCGGAATTCTCGCAAGTTCTGATTCCCTTGGTCGGAATGGTGTTTGTCGTGGCGATAGTAAGCAAAGTCAGGAATCAGAAGAAGTGAGTTCTCTGATCCCAAACCTTTTCCTTTTTCGTAATTTCTCATCTTCATCCTAGATCGCATGGTCGACTTCTATCGCTAAGTTATGGGCGGCGAGTATCTCGGCTAGTCTCCACCGCCACTTGAATTTGCATCAAATCCTTCAGCAAATTGTCAGTGATGTTGAAATAACGGTATATCGGATGCTGGCATATCCGTAGTCTATGGAAGCTAGTAAGCCGAAGAAGCCGGCAATGAAGAGAACAGTGTTGATTGCAGTAGCTATTGTGATTGCCCTCGTAATCGTGGGATTTGGGGCAGGGTACATATTGCTAACAGGGAACGAGTCAGACGGAACTGGAGAT
This genomic interval from Candidatus Thermoplasmatota archaeon contains the following:
- a CDS encoding PAS domain-containing protein codes for the protein ILAESKDRFSSALFAARSGAWDWNLKTGELAWSDGLERIFGFGQGEIKLTHDALLDCVHIEDRHKVADATDACLKGKKEYDVEYRVVWSDGSIHWIREAGDILLDQNKEPARMLAVVSDISKRKVLESELRKALDKAQTR
- a CDS encoding DUF3494 domain-containing protein, which gives rise to MVGKRTVVGSRLGKRADRARYWPAILLSMIVVPMIVVLGFYATIPAQSAGPTAVDLGTAANYVILTKAGMTATGATHIWGDIGTSPAAASDITGFDLIYTPGATSSTSALVTGLVYASDYGTPTPSDLSTAVLDMEAAYNSAAGLPSPDFINEGAGDIAGMTLDPGLYNWTTGVQVSTGSVTISGAAGDVWIFQIAGDLTLASGTHVILSGAQPSNIFWQVSGQVTLETTSVMKGIILCKTAIVMNNGATLEGSALAQTAVTMDANYVYTPGTVIPEFSQVLIPLVGMVFVVAIVSKVRNQKK